In Pseudomonas fakonensis, one DNA window encodes the following:
- a CDS encoding amino acid permease gives MSGHNPQSGELKRGLKNRHIQLIALGGAIGTGLFLGSAGVMKSAGPSMILGYAICGFIAFMIMRQLGEMIVEEPVAGSFSHFAHTYWGGFAGFLSGWNCWVLYILVGMSELSAVGKYVHYWWPEIPTWVTAAGFFVLINAINLMNVKFFGEAEFWFAIIKVAAIVGMIALGAWLLTSGSGGPEASVTNLWSHGGFFPHGVSGLVMALAFIMFSFGGLEMLGFTAAEADKPKTVIPKAINQVIYRILIFYVGALVVLLSLTPWDSLVASIDASGGSYGSSPFVQVFSMLGSDTAANLLNFVVLTAALSVYNSGTYCNARMLLGMAEQGDAPAALAKVDKRGVPVRSILVSAAVTLIAVLLNYLMPQNALELLMSLVVATLVINWAMISYSHLKFRQHLDRTGQKPLFKALWYPYGNYIVLAFVVLILGIMLMIPGIQVSVYAIPVWLVVMYVAHLLKGKRGAQAAGSVAK, from the coding sequence ATGAGTGGACACAACCCTCAGTCCGGCGAACTCAAGCGTGGCTTGAAGAACCGCCATATCCAGCTGATCGCCCTGGGTGGCGCCATCGGCACCGGATTGTTCCTTGGCTCGGCCGGCGTGATGAAATCCGCAGGCCCGTCGATGATCCTCGGCTACGCCATCTGCGGCTTCATCGCCTTCATGATCATGCGCCAGCTTGGCGAAATGATCGTCGAGGAGCCGGTGGCCGGCTCCTTCAGCCACTTCGCCCACACTTACTGGGGCGGCTTTGCGGGCTTTTTGTCGGGCTGGAACTGCTGGGTGCTGTACATCCTGGTGGGCATGTCCGAGCTGTCGGCGGTGGGCAAGTACGTGCACTACTGGTGGCCGGAGATCCCGACCTGGGTAACCGCAGCGGGCTTCTTCGTGCTGATCAACGCCATCAACCTGATGAACGTGAAGTTCTTCGGTGAGGCCGAATTCTGGTTCGCCATCATCAAGGTGGCGGCGATCGTCGGCATGATCGCCCTGGGTGCCTGGTTGCTGACCAGCGGCAGCGGCGGCCCGGAAGCCTCGGTGACCAACCTGTGGTCCCATGGCGGCTTCTTCCCCCATGGTGTCAGCGGGCTGGTGATGGCCCTGGCGTTCATCATGTTCTCCTTCGGCGGCCTGGAAATGCTCGGTTTCACCGCAGCCGAGGCCGACAAGCCGAAGACCGTGATCCCCAAGGCGATCAACCAGGTCATCTACCGCATCCTGATCTTCTATGTCGGCGCCCTGGTGGTGCTGCTGTCGCTGACCCCGTGGGACAGCCTGGTGGCCAGCATCGACGCCTCCGGCGGCAGCTACGGCTCCAGCCCGTTCGTCCAGGTGTTCTCGATGCTGGGCAGCGATACGGCGGCCAATCTGTTGAACTTCGTGGTGCTGACTGCAGCGCTGTCGGTGTACAACAGCGGCACCTACTGCAACGCCCGCATGCTGCTGGGCATGGCCGAGCAGGGTGACGCCCCGGCGGCCCTGGCCAAGGTCGACAAGCGCGGCGTACCGGTGCGCTCGATCCTGGTATCGGCAGCCGTGACCCTGATCGCCGTGCTGCTCAACTACCTGATGCCGCAGAATGCGCTGGAGCTGCTGATGTCGTTGGTGGTCGCCACCCTGGTGATCAACTGGGCGATGATCAGCTACTCGCACCTCAAATTCCGCCAGCACCTGGACCGTACCGGCCAGAAGCCGCTGTTCAAGGCGCTGTGGTACCCCTACGGCAACTACATCGTGCTGGCCTTCGTGGTGCTGATCCTGGGCATCATGTTGATGATCCCGGGCATCCAGGTGTCGGTGTACGCGATCCCGGTGTGGCTGGTGGTGATGTATGTGGCCCACCTGCTCAAGGGCAAGCGTGGGGCGCAGGCGGCGGGTAGCGTGGCCAAGTAA
- a CDS encoding sigma-54-dependent transcriptional regulator: MRIKVHCQNRIGILRDILNLLVEYGINVLRGEVGGDHGNAIYLHCPNLINLQFQALRPKFEAITGVFGVKRVGLMPSERRHMELNALLGALDFPVLSIDMGGSIVAGNRGAAQLLGVRVDEVPGLPLSRYVEDFDLPELVRANKSRINGLRVKVKGDVFLADIAPLQSEHDDSEALAGAVLTLHRADRIGERIYNVRKQELRGFDSIFQSSKVMAAVVREARRMAPLDAPLLIEGETGTGKELLARACHLASPRGQAPLMALNCAGLPESMAETELFGYGPGAFEGARAEGKLGLLELTAGGTLFLDGVGEMSPRLQVKLLRFLQDGCFRRVGSDEEVYLDVRVICATQVDLSELCARGEFRQDLYHRLNVLSLHIPPLRECMDGLDGLVQHFLDQASRQIGCPMPRLLPAAMDKLAQYHWPGNVRQLENVLFQAVSLCEGGVVKGEHIRLPDYGVRQPLGEFSLEGELSDIVGRFEKAVLESLLGEFPSSRALGKRLGVSHTTIANKLRDYSLGKSAE; the protein is encoded by the coding sequence ATGCGTATCAAAGTGCACTGCCAGAACCGCATCGGCATCCTGCGCGACATCCTCAACCTGCTGGTGGAGTACGGCATCAACGTGCTGCGCGGCGAGGTGGGGGGCGACCATGGCAATGCCATCTACCTGCACTGCCCGAACCTGATCAACTTGCAGTTCCAGGCGCTGCGGCCCAAGTTCGAGGCCATCACCGGGGTGTTCGGGGTCAAGCGCGTCGGCTTGATGCCCAGCGAGCGACGGCACATGGAGCTCAACGCGCTGCTGGGCGCGCTGGACTTCCCGGTGCTGTCGATCGACATGGGCGGCAGCATCGTCGCGGGCAACCGGGGCGCAGCGCAGCTGCTGGGGGTGCGGGTGGACGAGGTGCCGGGGCTGCCGCTGTCGCGCTACGTCGAGGACTTCGACCTGCCCGAGCTGGTGCGGGCCAACAAGTCGCGTATCAATGGGCTGCGGGTCAAGGTCAAGGGCGATGTGTTCCTGGCCGATATCGCGCCGTTGCAGTCCGAGCACGATGACAGCGAAGCCCTGGCTGGCGCGGTGCTGACCCTGCACCGCGCCGACCGGATCGGCGAGCGTATCTACAACGTGCGCAAGCAGGAGCTGCGGGGCTTTGACAGTATTTTCCAGAGCTCGAAGGTGATGGCTGCGGTGGTGCGCGAGGCGCGGCGCATGGCGCCGCTGGATGCGCCGCTGCTGATCGAGGGCGAGACCGGCACCGGCAAGGAGCTGCTGGCCCGCGCCTGTCACCTGGCCAGCCCTCGTGGCCAGGCGCCGCTGATGGCGCTCAACTGTGCCGGTTTGCCGGAGTCGATGGCCGAGACCGAACTGTTCGGTTACGGGCCGGGGGCCTTCGAGGGCGCGCGGGCCGAGGGCAAACTCGGGCTGCTGGAGCTGACGGCCGGCGGCACGCTGTTCCTCGACGGGGTCGGGGAGATGAGCCCGCGGCTGCAGGTGAAGTTGCTGCGCTTTCTGCAGGATGGCTGCTTTCGCCGGGTGGGCAGCGACGAGGAGGTGTATCTGGATGTGCGGGTGATCTGCGCGACCCAGGTGGATTTGTCCGAGTTGTGTGCCCGCGGCGAATTCCGCCAGGACCTCTACCACCGCCTGAACGTGCTGTCGCTGCACATCCCGCCGCTGCGCGAGTGCATGGATGGCCTGGACGGTTTGGTGCAGCATTTTCTCGACCAGGCCAGCCGGCAGATCGGCTGCCCGATGCCGCGCTTGTTGCCGGCGGCCATGGACAAACTGGCGCAGTACCACTGGCCGGGCAATGTGCGGCAACTGGAGAACGTGTTGTTCCAGGCGGTTTCGTTATGTGAAGGCGGTGTGGTGAAAGGCGAACATATTCGCCTGCCGGATTATGGCGTGCGCCAGCCGTTGGGCGAGTTTTCGCTGGAAGGGGAACTTTCGGATATTGTCGGGCGCTTTGAAAAGGCGGTACTGGAAAGTTTGCTTGGCGAGTTTCCCAGTAGCCGGGCGCTGGGGAAAAGATTGGGTGTGTCGCACACGACCATTGCCAACAAATTACGGGATTATTCCCTGGGCAAGTCGGCGGAATAA
- a CDS encoding MFS transporter, which translates to MPDSPRPLAVTLQVVSIVLFTFIGYLNIGIPLAVLPGYVHNQLGFSAVIAGLVISVQYLATLLSRPTASRIIDNLGSKKAVMWGLTGCGLSGVFMLACHFLTPWPWLSLACLLLGRLVLGSAESLVGSGSIGWGIGRVGADNTAKVISWNGIASYGALAIGAPLGVVMVKNLGLWSMGVSIILLGVLGLLLAWPKQAAPVVSGKRLPFMQVLGKVFPHGSGLALGSIGFGTIATFITLYYASRDWPNAALTLSLFGASFICARLLFGNMINRLGGFRVAIVCLSVETLGLLMLWLAPDAGTALAGAALSGFGFSLVFPALGVEAVNQVSAANRGAAVGAYSLFIDLSLGITGPLVGAVAAGFGFASMFLFAASAAACGLVLSLYLYRQARR; encoded by the coding sequence ATGCCCGATTCACCGCGCCCCCTTGCGGTCACCCTGCAAGTCGTCTCCATCGTCCTCTTCACCTTCATCGGCTACCTGAACATCGGCATCCCCCTCGCCGTACTGCCGGGCTATGTGCATAACCAGCTAGGCTTCAGCGCGGTGATCGCGGGCCTGGTGATCAGCGTGCAGTACCTCGCCACCCTGCTCAGCCGCCCGACCGCCAGCCGCATCATCGACAACCTCGGCAGCAAGAAAGCCGTCATGTGGGGGCTGACCGGCTGCGGCCTGAGCGGCGTATTCATGCTCGCCTGCCACTTCCTCACCCCCTGGCCCTGGCTGAGCCTGGCCTGCCTGCTGCTCGGCCGGCTGGTGCTGGGCAGCGCCGAAAGCCTGGTGGGTTCGGGCTCCATCGGCTGGGGCATCGGCCGGGTCGGCGCCGACAACACGGCCAAGGTGATCTCGTGGAACGGCATTGCCAGTTACGGCGCCCTGGCCATCGGCGCCCCGCTGGGGGTGGTGATGGTGAAAAACCTCGGGCTGTGGAGCATGGGCGTGAGCATCATCCTGCTGGGTGTGCTCGGCCTGTTGCTGGCCTGGCCCAAGCAGGCGGCTCCGGTGGTCAGCGGCAAGCGCCTGCCGTTCATGCAGGTACTGGGCAAGGTGTTCCCGCACGGCTCGGGGCTGGCCCTGGGCTCGATCGGCTTTGGCACCATCGCCACCTTCATCACCCTGTACTACGCCAGCCGTGACTGGCCCAACGCGGCGCTGACCTTGAGCCTGTTCGGCGCCAGCTTCATCTGCGCGCGGCTGTTGTTCGGCAACATGATCAACCGCCTGGGTGGCTTTCGCGTGGCCATCGTCTGCCTGTCGGTGGAGACCCTGGGGCTTTTGATGCTGTGGCTGGCACCCGATGCCGGGACGGCCCTGGCGGGCGCGGCGCTGAGCGGGTTCGGTTTTTCGCTGGTGTTCCCGGCGCTGGGGGTGGAGGCGGTCAACCAGGTGTCGGCAGCCAACCGCGGTGCGGCGGTGGGGGCCTATTCGTTGTTCATCGACCTGTCGCTGGGGATCACCGGGCCGCTGGTGGGCGCGGTGGCGGCTGGGTTCGGCTTCGCTTCGATGTTCCTGTTCGCCGCCTCGGCGGCAGCTTGCGGGCTGGTGCTGAGCCTGTACCTGTACCGCCAGGCACGGCGTTAG
- the ydiJ gene encoding D-2-hydroxyglutarate dehydrogenase YdiJ, producing MIAQLPTLAPAANYPDFLEALKHSGFGGQISADYATRTVLATDNSIYQRLPQAAVFPLDAGDVARIATLMAEPRFRDIKLTPRGGGTGTNGQSLTDGIVVDLSRHMNKILEINVEERWVRVQAGTVKDQLNAALKPHGLFFAPELSTSNRATVGGMINTDASGQGSCTYGKTRDHVLELHSVLLGGERLHSLPLDDAALEQACAAPGRVGEVYRMARDIQENQAELIESTFPKLNRCLTGYDLAHLRDEQGRFNLNSVLCGAEGSLGYVVEAKLNVLPIPKYAVLVNVRYTSFMDALRDANALMAHKPLSIETVDSKVLMLAMKDIVWHSVAEYFPADAERPTLGINLVEFCGDEPAEVNARVQAFVEHLQRDTSVERLGHTLAEGAEAVTRVYVMRKRSVGLLGSVEGEVRPQPFVEDTAVPPEKLADYIADFRALLDGYGLAYGMFGHVDAGVLHVRPALDMKDPAQAALVKPISDAVAALTKSYGGLLWGEHGKGLRSEYVPEYFGALYPALQRLKGAFDPHNQLNPGKICTPPDSAEGLTPVDGVTLRGDLDRTIDERVWQDFPSAVHCNGNGACYNYDPNDAMCPSWKATRERQHSPKGRASLMREWLRLQGEANIDVLAAARNKVSWLKGLPARLRNNRARSQGQEDFSHEVYDAMAGCLACKSCAGQCPIKVNVPDFRSRFLELYHGRYQRPLRDYLIGSLEFTIPYLAHAPGLYNAVMGSKWVSGLLADKVGMVDSPLISRFNFQATLTRCRVQVASVPALRELTPAQRERSIVLVQDAFTRYFETPLLAAFIELAHRLGHKVFLAPYSANGKPLHVQGFLGAFAKAAIRNATQLKALADCGVPLVGLDPAMTLVYRQEYQKVDGVECPQVLLPQEWLMSALPEQAAANAGSFRLMAHCTEKTNVPASTRQWEQVFARLGLKLVTEATGCCGMSGTYGHEARNQESSKTIFEQSWATKLDKEGEALATGYSCRSQVKRMTEKQLRHPLEVVLQFASR from the coding sequence ATGATCGCCCAGCTGCCGACCCTTGCGCCTGCCGCCAATTACCCCGACTTCCTCGAAGCCCTGAAGCACAGCGGCTTCGGTGGCCAGATCAGCGCCGACTACGCCACCCGCACGGTGCTGGCCACCGATAACTCGATCTACCAGCGCCTGCCCCAGGCGGCGGTGTTCCCGCTGGACGCAGGCGACGTGGCGCGCATCGCCACGCTGATGGCCGAGCCGCGGTTTCGCGACATCAAGCTGACCCCGCGCGGCGGTGGCACCGGTACCAACGGCCAGTCGCTGACCGACGGCATCGTCGTCGACCTGTCGCGGCACATGAACAAGATCCTCGAGATCAACGTCGAGGAGCGCTGGGTGCGGGTGCAGGCCGGTACCGTCAAGGACCAGCTCAACGCCGCGCTCAAGCCCCACGGGCTGTTCTTCGCCCCGGAGCTGTCCACCTCCAACCGCGCCACCGTCGGCGGCATGATCAACACCGACGCCAGCGGCCAGGGCAGCTGCACCTACGGCAAGACCCGCGACCACGTACTGGAGCTGCACAGCGTGCTGCTGGGCGGCGAGCGCCTGCACAGCCTGCCGCTCGACGACGCAGCCCTGGAGCAGGCCTGCGCTGCACCCGGCCGGGTGGGCGAGGTGTACCGCATGGCGCGGGATATCCAGGAGAACCAGGCCGAGCTGATCGAAAGCACCTTCCCCAAGCTCAACCGCTGCCTGACCGGCTATGACCTTGCGCACCTGCGCGACGAGCAGGGGCGCTTCAACCTCAACAGCGTGCTGTGCGGCGCCGAGGGCTCGTTGGGCTATGTGGTCGAGGCCAAGCTCAATGTGTTGCCGATTCCGAAATATGCAGTGCTGGTCAACGTGCGCTACACAAGCTTCATGGACGCGCTGCGTGACGCCAACGCGCTGATGGCGCACAAGCCGCTGTCGATCGAGACAGTCGACTCCAAGGTGCTGATGCTGGCGATGAAAGACATCGTCTGGCACAGCGTCGCCGAATACTTCCCCGCCGATGCCGAGCGCCCGACCCTGGGCATCAACCTGGTGGAGTTCTGCGGTGACGAGCCGGCCGAGGTCAATGCGCGGGTGCAGGCGTTCGTCGAGCATCTGCAGCGCGACACCAGCGTCGAGCGCCTGGGCCATACCCTGGCCGAGGGCGCCGAGGCGGTGACCCGCGTCTATGTGATGCGCAAGCGCTCGGTGGGCCTGTTGGGTAGCGTCGAGGGCGAAGTGCGCCCGCAACCGTTCGTCGAAGACACCGCAGTACCGCCGGAAAAACTCGCCGACTACATTGCCGACTTCCGCGCGCTGCTGGACGGCTACGGGCTGGCCTACGGCATGTTCGGCCACGTCGATGCCGGCGTGCTGCACGTGCGCCCGGCGCTGGACATGAAGGACCCGGCCCAGGCCGCGCTGGTCAAGCCGATCTCCGATGCCGTGGCAGCGCTGACCAAGAGCTACGGCGGCCTGCTGTGGGGCGAGCACGGTAAGGGCTTGCGCTCGGAATACGTGCCGGAGTACTTCGGCGCGCTGTACCCGGCGCTGCAGCGCCTGAAGGGCGCGTTCGACCCGCACAACCAGCTTAACCCGGGCAAGATCTGCACCCCGCCAGACAGCGCCGAAGGCCTGACCCCGGTGGATGGCGTGACCCTGCGCGGCGACCTTGACCGCACCATCGACGAGCGGGTCTGGCAGGACTTCCCCAGCGCCGTGCACTGCAACGGCAATGGCGCCTGCTACAACTACGACCCCAACGACGCCATGTGCCCATCGTGGAAGGCCACCCGCGAGCGCCAGCATTCGCCCAAGGGCCGTGCCTCGCTGATGCGCGAATGGCTGCGCCTGCAGGGCGAGGCCAATATCGACGTGTTGGCGGCAGCGCGCAACAAGGTGTCGTGGCTCAAGGGGCTGCCGGCGCGGCTGCGCAACAACCGGGCGCGCAGCCAGGGCCAGGAGGACTTTTCCCACGAAGTCTACGACGCCATGGCCGGGTGCCTGGCGTGCAAATCGTGCGCCGGGCAGTGCCCGATCAAGGTCAATGTGCCGGACTTCCGCTCGCGCTTCCTCGAGCTGTATCACGGCCGTTACCAGCGCCCGTTGCGTGATTACCTGATCGGCTCGCTGGAGTTCACCATCCCGTACCTTGCCCATGCGCCGGGCCTGTACAACGCGGTGATGGGCTCGAAGTGGGTCAGCGGCCTGTTGGCCGACAAGGTCGGCATGGTCGATAGCCCCCTGATCAGCCGCTTCAACTTCCAGGCCACCCTGACCCGCTGCCGGGTGCAGGTGGCCAGCGTGCCGGCGCTGCGCGAGCTGACCCCGGCCCAGCGCGAGCGCAGCATCGTGCTGGTGCAGGATGCCTTTACCCGCTACTTCGAGACGCCGCTGCTGGCGGCCTTCATCGAGCTGGCCCATCGCCTGGGCCACAAGGTATTCCTGGCGCCCTACAGTGCCAACGGCAAACCGCTGCATGTGCAGGGCTTCCTCGGCGCGTTCGCCAAGGCGGCGATCCGCAATGCCACCCAGCTCAAGGCCCTGGCCGACTGCGGCGTGCCGCTGGTGGGCCTGGACCCGGCCATGACCCTGGTGTATCGCCAGGAATACCAGAAAGTCGATGGTGTGGAGTGCCCGCAGGTGCTGTTGCCACAGGAGTGGCTGATGAGTGCGTTGCCCGAGCAGGCGGCGGCCAACGCTGGCAGCTTCCGCCTGATGGCGCACTGCACCGAGAAGACCAACGTGCCGGCCAGTACCAGGCAGTGGGAGCAGGTGTTCGCCCGCCTGGGGCTCAAGCTGGTGACCGAGGCCACCGGTTGCTGCGGCATGTCCGGCACCTATGGGCACGAGGCGCGTAACCAGGAGAGTTCGAAGACCATTTTCGAGCAGTCCTGGGCGACCAAGCTGGACAAGGAAGGCGAGGCGCTGGCCACCGGCTACTCGTGCCGCAGCCAGGTCAAGCGCATGACCGAGAAGCAGTTGCGCCACCCGCTGGAAGTGGTGTTGCAGTTCGCCTCGCGCTGA
- the phhA gene encoding phenylalanine 4-monooxygenase, protein MKQTHYVAREPDAHGFIDYPEQEHGVWNTLITRQMKVIEGRACQEYLDGIEQLKLPRERIPQLGEVNKVLGATTGWQVARVPALIPFQTFFELLASKRFPVATFIRTPEELDYLQEPDIFHEIFGHCPLLTNPWFAEFTHTYGKLGLAATKEQRVYLARLYWMTIEFGLMETAQGRKIYGGGILSSPKETVYSLSGEPEYQAFDPVEAMRTPYRIDILQPVYFVLPNLKRLFDLAHEDIPAMVQQAMQLGLHAPKFPPKAAA, encoded by the coding sequence ATGAAACAGACGCACTACGTGGCACGCGAGCCCGATGCGCATGGTTTTATCGATTACCCCGAGCAAGAGCACGGGGTATGGAACACCCTGATCACCCGGCAGATGAAAGTCATCGAAGGCCGCGCCTGCCAGGAATACCTCGACGGCATCGAGCAGCTCAAGCTGCCCCGCGAGCGCATTCCGCAACTGGGTGAAGTGAACAAGGTGCTGGGCGCCACCACCGGCTGGCAGGTCGCCCGGGTACCGGCGCTGATCCCCTTCCAGACCTTCTTCGAGCTGCTGGCCAGCAAGCGCTTCCCGGTGGCAACCTTCATCCGCACCCCTGAAGAACTCGACTACCTGCAAGAGCCCGACATCTTCCACGAGATCTTCGGCCACTGCCCGCTCTTGACCAACCCCTGGTTTGCCGAATTCACCCACACCTACGGCAAGCTCGGCTTGGCAGCCACCAAGGAGCAGCGCGTGTACCTGGCGCGCCTGTACTGGATGACCATCGAGTTCGGCCTGATGGAAACCGCCCAGGGCCGCAAGATCTACGGCGGCGGCATCCTCTCCTCGCCCAAGGAGACCGTCTACAGTCTATCCGGCGAGCCTGAGTACCAGGCCTTCGACCCGGTCGAGGCCATGCGCACCCCGTACCGCATCGACATCCTGCAACCGGTGTACTTCGTGCTGCCCAACCTCAAGCGCCTGTTCGACCTGGCCCACGAGGACATCCCGGCCATGGTCCAGCAGGCCATGCAACTGGGCCTGCACGCACCGAAGTTTCCACCCAAGGCGGCGGCCTGA
- a CDS encoding DUF2790 domain-containing protein: protein MKALLVLVLGSLCGAAMAGEAKDAEQIPVEQYSYSQHLDIARVISMSEVPNVCEVVPARMTYEDSKGQKHILEYRVMGNGCSNG, encoded by the coding sequence ATGAAAGCTTTACTGGTATTGGTACTTGGTAGTCTTTGCGGCGCGGCAATGGCCGGCGAGGCAAAAGATGCCGAGCAGATTCCGGTTGAACAGTACAGTTACTCGCAGCACCTGGACATCGCCCGCGTCATCTCCATGAGCGAAGTCCCGAACGTCTGCGAAGTCGTGCCCGCCCGCATGACCTACGAGGACTCCAAGGGCCAGAAGCACATTCTCGAATACCGCGTGATGGGGAACGGTTGTTCCAACGGTTGA
- a CDS encoding LysR substrate-binding domain-containing protein has product MNYRHLTPSMSLLLAFEAAARHESYTRAAVELSLTQSAVSRQVQALEQQLGLTLFRREGRQVQLTDVGRLYQRELSEALGRIRSATLQALAYQSGVGNLRLATLPTFGSKWLLPRLHAFYSAHPGMLVHIHSRIEAINFDTSEIDAAIGVASHDLPGLVCHRLHAEELVVILPPQAATEGPWDPARISGQLLLNVANNPHAWGEWFSHHALPHRAMRLGPSFELTSHLIQAVRAGIGIGLVPRILVEEELASGELVSAGAPFASQRSYYLIYPPRNEALPSLRAFRSWLLEQI; this is encoded by the coding sequence ATGAATTACCGCCACCTCACGCCCTCGATGTCGCTGCTGCTGGCCTTCGAGGCCGCCGCCCGGCATGAAAGCTACACCCGCGCGGCCGTCGAGCTGTCGCTGACGCAAAGCGCAGTGAGCCGCCAGGTGCAGGCACTGGAGCAGCAGCTCGGGCTAACCCTGTTCCGCCGCGAGGGCCGCCAGGTGCAATTGACCGACGTTGGCCGGCTGTACCAGCGTGAACTCAGCGAAGCCCTGGGGCGCATCCGCAGCGCCACCCTGCAGGCGCTGGCGTATCAGTCCGGGGTCGGCAACCTGCGCCTGGCGACGCTGCCGACCTTCGGCTCGAAGTGGCTGCTGCCGCGCCTGCATGCCTTCTACAGCGCCCACCCCGGCATGCTGGTGCACATTCATTCGCGCATCGAGGCGATCAACTTCGACACCAGCGAGATCGACGCTGCCATCGGTGTGGCCAGCCACGACCTGCCGGGGCTGGTCTGCCACCGCCTGCACGCCGAGGAACTGGTGGTGATCCTGCCGCCCCAGGCTGCGACCGAGGGCCCCTGGGACCCGGCGCGCATCAGCGGGCAGCTGCTACTGAACGTGGCCAACAACCCCCACGCCTGGGGCGAGTGGTTCTCGCACCACGCCCTGCCCCACCGCGCCATGCGCCTGGGGCCCAGTTTCGAGCTGACCTCGCACCTGATCCAGGCGGTGCGTGCCGGTATCGGCATCGGCCTGGTACCACGCATTCTGGTCGAGGAAGAGCTGGCCAGCGGCGAGCTGGTCAGTGCCGGCGCGCCGTTTGCCAGCCAGCGCAGCTACTACCTGATCTACCCGCCGCGCAACGAGGCGCTGCCGTCGTTGCGGGCGTTTCGCAGCTGGCTACTCGAGCAAATTTGA
- a CDS encoding 4a-hydroxytetrahydrobiopterin dehydratase — protein sequence MNALNQAHCEACRADAPKVTDEELAELIREIPDWNIEVRDGHMELERVFLFKNFKHALAFTNAVGEIAEAEGHHPGLLTEWGKVTVTWWSHSIKGLHRNDFIMCARTDKVAEGAEGRK from the coding sequence ATGAATGCCTTGAACCAAGCCCACTGCGAAGCCTGTCGCGCCGACGCGCCGAAAGTCACCGACGAAGAGCTGGCGGAACTGATCCGCGAAATCCCGGACTGGAACATCGAAGTGCGCGACGGCCACATGGAGTTGGAGCGCGTGTTCCTGTTCAAGAACTTCAAGCACGCGCTGGCCTTCACCAACGCTGTCGGCGAAATCGCCGAAGCCGAAGGCCACCACCCAGGCCTTTTGACCGAGTGGGGCAAGGTCACCGTGACCTGGTGGAGCCACTCGATCAAGGGCCTGCACCGCAACGACTTCATCATGTGCGCGCGCACCGACAAAGTTGCCGAAGGCGCCGAAGGCCGTAAGTAA
- the rluB gene encoding 23S rRNA pseudouridine(2605) synthase RluB, which translates to MSDKDLQDQQPAPPSGEKLQKVLARIGVGSRRDVEAWISQGRIKVNGVAATLGLRVDLHDAITVDGKLIKRVEAAEATRRVVMYNKPDGEICTRDDPEGRPTVFDRLPRPKEGRWINIGRLDINTTGLLLFTTDGELANRLMHPSYEMDREYAVRVRGEVDDDMIDRLKAGVMLEDGPAKFTDIQKAPGGEGFNHWYHCVVMEGRNREVRRLWESQGVVVSRLKRVRFGPVFLNSDLPMGRWREMSQGEIDILAAEVGLQPVALPALNLKAKDKLERLQRKSTRPLGRGERVRTLRPAQGDAAPAERPARAPREETPRGKPNRGSAVAERPSEMRKRPARPDGDKPAGRGRGKPRG; encoded by the coding sequence ATGAGTGACAAAGACCTGCAAGACCAACAACCCGCCCCGCCATCCGGCGAAAAACTGCAGAAAGTGCTGGCCCGCATCGGCGTCGGCTCGCGCCGTGACGTCGAGGCCTGGATCAGCCAGGGCCGTATCAAGGTCAATGGCGTGGCCGCCACCCTGGGCCTGCGCGTCGACCTGCACGACGCCATCACCGTCGATGGCAAGCTGATCAAGCGCGTCGAGGCCGCCGAGGCGACCCGCCGTGTGGTCATGTACAACAAGCCCGACGGCGAAATCTGCACCCGCGACGACCCCGAAGGCCGCCCGACCGTGTTCGACCGCCTGCCACGGCCCAAAGAAGGCCGCTGGATCAACATCGGCCGCCTCGACATCAACACCACCGGGCTGCTGCTGTTCACCACCGACGGTGAGCTGGCCAACCGCCTGATGCACCCGTCCTACGAGATGGACCGCGAATACGCGGTACGTGTGCGTGGCGAGGTCGACGACGACATGATTGACCGCCTCAAGGCCGGCGTGATGCTCGAAGATGGCCCGGCCAAGTTCACCGACATCCAGAAGGCCCCGGGTGGTGAAGGCTTCAACCACTGGTACCACTGCGTGGTGATGGAAGGCCGCAACCGTGAGGTGCGTCGCCTGTGGGAGTCCCAGGGTGTGGTGGTCAGCCGCCTGAAGCGCGTGCGCTTTGGCCCGGTGTTCCTCAACTCCGACCTGCCGATGGGCCGCTGGCGCGAAATGAGCCAGGGCGAGATCGACATCCTCGCCGCCGAAGTGGGCCTGCAGCCAGTGGCGCTGCCAGCCCTGAACCTCAAGGCCAAGGATAAGCTCGAGCGCCTGCAGCGCAAATCGACCCGCCCGCTGGGCCGTGGCGAGCGCGTGCGCACCCTGCGCCCGGCCCAGGGCGATGCAGCCCCGGCAGAGCGCCCGGCCCGTGCCCCGCGTGAGGAAACCCCGCGCGGCAAGCCAAACCGTGGCAGCGCCGTGGCCGAACGCCCGAGCGAGATGCGCAAGCGCCCGGCGCGCCCGGACGGCGACAAGCCAGCCGGTCGTGGCCGCGGCAAGCCGCGTGGCTGA